The Triticum aestivum cultivar Chinese Spring chromosome 3A, IWGSC CS RefSeq v2.1, whole genome shotgun sequence genome includes a region encoding these proteins:
- the LOC123062129 gene encoding protein NRT1/ PTR FAMILY 1.2, producing the protein METQEGDVHSSESDAHKVKGRGGFVALPFIIANEMLEKVAGFGLNTNMIMYLTKQYHLSNVTAGATLFVWAAAANFAPIPGALIADMYTGRFMAISLGSIACLTGIVFLWLSAMIPGARPPPCGVGLAGEQCAPPGPRHLAWLIAGFTFLSIGAGGIRPCSMAFGADQFSRHPKERRSRILQAYFNAYYASIGVAFTVAVTVIVYVQDNVGWKAGFAVPMGLMMLSAVSFLLGSRLYVKEKGSKQMFAGIGAALVAAIRNYRVQLPARTEDGVYHHLKDCKLTVPTDRLRFLNKACMISNNGGVDLPGTGAAASERDCNGGGRRLCTVDQVEQLKSTVRILPIWSSTVFLAQAMSQNYAVLQANEMDRRIGVGQFRVPGCSLTMFNMVTMSLWSGSYDRWIAPALRRVTGDPRGLTMKQRVGVGLLLATAAMAVSGAVEGARRRLALAGGGGMSAFWLVPQFALMGLAEAFGVIGELEFFYTELPKSMASFSMALLYMAMGVGNLVNSLIVKVVDDTSRRGGRTSWLSSDLNAGHYDYYYWLLAGLGAVNFVYFLWCAWKYGEEGKNVEWEEEGEGERERPTA; encoded by the exons ATGGAAACCCAGGAGGGCGATGTGCATAGCTCTGAATCCGATGCTCACAAAGTGAAAGGGAGAGGTGGATTTGTAGCCCTGCCGTTCATCATAG CAAATGAAATGTTGGAGAAAGTTGCGGGGTTCGGGCTCAACACCAACATGATCATGTACCTCACCAAGCAGTACCACCTAAGCAACGTCACCGCCGGCGCAACGCTCTTCGTGTGGGCTGCGGCGGCAAATTTCGCGCCCATCCCCGGAGCGCTCATAGCCGACATGTACACAGGCCGGTTCATGGCCATCTCGCTGGGCTCCATCGCATGCCTAACA GGGATTGTTTTCCTATGGCTGAGCGCCATGATACCCGGAGCGCGGCCGCCGCCGTGCGGCGTCGGCCTTGCCGGGGAGCAGTGCGCGCCCCCGGGGCCGAGGCACCTGGCGTGGCTGATCGCCGGCTTCACGTTCCTGTCCATCGGCGCCGGCGGCATCCGGCCGTGCTCCATGGCCTTCGGCGCGGACCAGTTCTCTCGGCACCCCAAGGAGAGGAGGTCGAGGATCCTGCAGGCCTACTTCAACGCCTACTACGCGTCCATCGGGGTGGCCTTCACGGTCGCCGTCACCGTGATCGTCTACGTGCAGGACAACGTCGGGTGGAAGGCCGGGTTCGCCGTCCCGATGGGCCTCATGATGCTCTCCGCGGTGAGCTTCCTCCTGGGCTCCCGCCTCTACGTCAAGGAGAAGGGGTCCAAGCAAATGTTCGCCGGGATAGGCGCCGCCCTCGTGGCGGCGATCAGGAACTACAGGGTGCAGCTGCCGGCGAGGACGGAGGACGGCGTGTACCATCATCTCAAGGACTGCAAGCTCACTGTCCCCACAGACAGGTTGAG GTTCCTGAACAAGGCCTGCATGATCAGCAACAATGGGGGCGTGGACTTACCCGGCACTGGCGCGGCGGCCTCAGAGCGCGATTGCAACGGTGGCGGCAGGAGGCTGTGCACGGTGGACCAGGTGGAGCAGCTCAAGTCGACCGTCCGGATCCTGCCGATCTGGTCATCCACCGTGTTCCTCGCGCAGGCCATGAGCCAGAACTACGCCGTGCTGCAGGCCAACGAGATGGACCGGCGCATCGGCGTGGGCCAGTTCCGCGTGCCGGGCTGCTCCCTCACCATGTTCAACATGGTGACCATGTCGCTGTGGTCGGGCAGCTACGACAGGTGGATCGCGCCGGCGCTGCGGCGGGTGACGGGCGACCCGCGCGGGCTCACCATGAAGCAGCGCGTCGGGGTGGGCCTGCTGCTGGCCACGGCGGCGATGGCCGTGTCCGGCGCGGTGGAGGGCGCGCGGCGCAGGCTGGCGCTGGCCGGGGGCGGCGGCATGTCGGCGTTCTGGCTGGTGCCGCAGTTCGCGCTCATGGGGCTGGCGGAGGCGTTCGGCGTGATCGGGGAGCTCGAGTTCTTCTACACGGAGCTGCCCAAGAGCATGGCCAGCTTCAGCATGGCGCTGCTCTACATGGCCATGGGGGTGGGTAACCTGGTGAACAGCCTGATCGTCAAGGTGGTGGACGACACGAGCAGGCGCGGGGGGAGGACGAGCTGGCTCTCCAGCGATCTCAACGCGGGGCACTACGACTACTACTACTGGCTGCTCGCCGGCCTGGGCGCCGTCAACTTCGTGTACTTCCTCTGGTGCGCCTGGAAGTACGGCGAGGAGGGGAAGAACGTGGAgtgggaggaggagggtgaaggcgAGAGGGAACGGCCGACGGCCTAG
- the LOC123058591 gene encoding protein NRT1/ PTR FAMILY 1.2 — translation MEVSAMEEAAVPAPVPAARRKGGLRTIPFIISNEIFEKVATYGLQANMVVYLTKRYNMTPATSAMVLYLWSALTNFLPIGGGVLSDVFFGRFPVIALGCVVSLSGMCLLLVTAILPVYKKTPGCDPANPRACTMLTCQLPLLFTSFLLMSLGAGGIRPCALAFGADQLDKRDNSTKNVRRLQTFFNWYYTVLGISLVVAVLVIVYIQDHMGWVVGFSVPVVLMLAALMLFLAGSPLYLKAEADRSVLVGIVQVLVASYKNRRELLPPETAEASCFHNKAGSRPRVPTKKMVSMNRACVLRNPSKELNSDGSACDPWRLCTVQQVEDAKAVIRVLPIWSTGIIPGVIVAQVMFPVLQAGTMDRQMGKANIPAASYSVFGIVTLTVWVALYDRVLVRPLSRLTGHARGLSLRQRMGAGLAVFTVAMVVAARTEALRRAAAIAEGFQDHKDAVVHMSAMRLVPQHCLIGLADALNLIGQIEFYYSEFPKTMSSIGVSLLALGIGFGAVLGSAIVGIMNSATGGDGRDSWLSSNLNRGRYDYYYLVLAALSVANLVYFIWCSWAYGEEGQIRVMALAAEEAEEEETKQEQHK, via the exons ATGGAGGTCTCGGCCATGGAGGAAGCCGCCGTCCCTGCCCCTGTCCCTGCGGCGAGGAGGAAGGGCGGCCTCAGAACCATACCGTTCATCATCT CGAACGAGATCTTCGAGAAGGTGGCGACGTACGGGCTGCAAGCGAACATGGTCGTATACCTCACCAAGCGGTACAACATGACGCCGGCCACCAGCGCCATGGTGCTCTACCTCTGGTCCGCCCTCACCAACTTCCTGCCCATCGGCGGCGGCGTGCTGTCGGACGTTTTCTTCGGCCGCTTCCCGGTCATCGCCCTGGGATGCGTCGTCAGCCTCTCG GGGATGTGCCTGCTATTGGTGACTGCGATCCTGCCAGTGTACAAGAAGACTCCGGGGTGCGACCCGGCGAACCCGCGCGCGTGCACGATGCTGACGTGCCAGCTGCCGCTACTGTTCACGTCGTTCCTGCTCATGTCGCTCGGGGCGGGCGGCATCCGGCCGTGCGCGCTGGCGTTCGGAGCGGACCAGCTGGACAAGCGGGACAACAGCACCAAGAACGTCAGGAGGCTGCAGACCTTCTTCAACTGGTACTACACCGTGCTGGGGATCTCCCTCGTCGTTGCGGTCCTCGTGATCGTCTACATACAGGATCACATGGGGTGGGTCGTCGGCTTCTCCGTGCCCGTCGTGCTCATGCTCGCCGCTCTCATGCTCTTCCTGGCCGGCTCGCCTTTGTACctcaaggcggaggccgacaggagCGTGCTGGTGGGCATCGTGCAGGTGCTCGTCGCCAGCTACAAGAACCGGCGCGAGCTGTTGCCGCCGGAGACGGCCGAGGCGTCGTGCTTCCACAACAAAGCTGGCTCCAGGCCCAGAGTTCCCACCAAGAAGATGGTGTCCATGAACCGGGCGTGCGTGCTGAGGAACCCGAGCAAGGAGCTCAACAGCGACGGGTCGGCGTGTGACCCGTGGCGGCTGTGCACGGTGCAGCAGGTGGAGGACGCCAAGGCCGTCATCCGCGTGCTGCCGATATGGTCCACGGGGATCATACCCGGCGTGATCGTCGCCCAGGTGATGTTCCCCGTGCTGCAGGCAGGTACGATGGATCGGCAGATGGGCAAGGCGAACATCCCCGCCGCCTCCTACAGCGTCTTCGGCATCGTCACGCTCACCGTCTGGGTGGCCTTGTACGACCGCGTGCTCGTGCGGCCCCTCTCGCGGCTCACCGGCCACGCGCGCGGGCTCAGCCTGCGGCAGCGCATGGGAGCCGGGCTGGCGGTCTTCACCGTTGCCATGGTCGTGGCGGCGCGAACCGAGGCCCTCCGCCGCGCCGCGGCCATCGCGGAGGGCTTCCAGGACCACAAGGACGCGGTGGTGCACATGTCGGCGATGCGGCTTGTGCCGCAGCACTGCCTCATCGGGCTCGCCGACGCGTTGAACCTGATCGGGCAGATCGAGTTCTACTACTCCGAGTTCCCCAAGACCATGTCCAGCATCGGGGTGTCGCTGCTCGCCCTCGGCATTGGCTTCGGCGCCGTGCTGGGGAGCGCCATCGTGGGGATCATGAACAGCGCCACCGGGGGGGACGGGCGCGACAGCTGGTTGTCCAGCAACCTCAACAGGGGCCGCTACGACTACTACTATCTGGTTCTCGCGGCGCTGTCCGTGGCCAACTTGGTGTACTTCATCTGGTGCAGCTGGGCGTACGGCGAGGAAGGGCAGATCAGAGTGATGGCGTTGGCGgccgaggaggcggaggaggaagagacCAAGCAAGAACAGCACAAATGA